A DNA window from Impatiens glandulifera chromosome 7, dImpGla2.1, whole genome shotgun sequence contains the following coding sequences:
- the LOC124909848 gene encoding anthocyanidin 3-O-glucosyltransferase 2-like, with protein sequence MEKIELVLIPFFGVGHLISMVEMGNLLMSRYPNLSTTFLIIKIKGGPPVDLPSIITSLSDADRIRFLEISLDTQDSVPDPHAMLNFLDLHKPIVKETVEREIINRSDSGRLAGFIFDMFCIGMVDVAKGFNVPGHVFFSSGVSFIGLMWHFQTIQDHGQNIVDFDGTDFELDVPVFKNRYPAKVIPPVIMDKEGGSKTFLKLFNMLRESVDYFRLQVDGIAVNTFAELESHAIKILSEDENSPPIYPLGPIIKLNKESDEKSSDIKRWLDNQPSSSVIFLCFGSMGFFPEAQVKEIAYALENLGKRFLWSLRRPSLTDKKIPWITSDYEDPSEVLPEGFLERMSEIGKVIGWAPQMEVLSHEAVGGFVSHCGWNSTLESVWCGVPTATWPIQAEQNMNAFFLVKEVGLSVDVKMDYRQSMSDEDSSTLVPADVIENALRRLMDESSEDCLEMRKRVKEMSEKSRKAVVDGGSSYVAVGRFVDDIIFNKKKI encoded by the exons ATGGAGAAGATTGAGTTGGTTTTGATCCCATTCTTTGGAGTAGGTCATTTGATTTCCATGGTTGAAATGGGAAATCTTCTAATGTCTCGATACCCAAATCTTTCAACCACTTTTCTCATCATCAAGATCAAAGGCGGGCCACCCGTCGATTTACCTTCTATAATCACCTCCCTTTCCGATGCCGACCGTATTCGGTTCCTCGAAATCAGTCTAGACACTCAAGATTCGGTGCCGGATCCTCACGCCATGTTAAATTTCTTGGATCTCCACAAACCTATTGTTAAGGAAACAGTCGAACGAGAAATTATAAACCGTTCCGATTCGGGCCGGCTCGCCGGGTTCATCTTCGACATGTTCTGCATAGGAATGGTAGATGTCGCCAAGGGGTTTAATGTTCCTGGCCATGTCTTTTTCTCGTCTGGTGTCTCATTCATCGGACTTATGTGGCATTTCCAGACAATTCAAGATCATGGCCAGAATATTGTCGATTTTGATGGAACTGATTTTGAACTTGATGTGCCGGTTTTTAAGAATCGTTATCCGGCAAAGGTTATACCGCCGGTGATCATGGATAAAGAAGGTGGCTCAAAGACTTTTCTCAAACTTTTTAATATGTTAAGAGAG tcaGTAGA ttattttcgATTGCAGGTGGACGGGATTGCGGTTAATACTTTCGCAGAACTAGAATCACACGCCATCAAAATCTTATCGGAGGATGAGAACAGTCCACCGATTTACCCGTTGGGTCCGATCATAAAGCTAAACAAAGAAAGTGATGAAAAGTCATCCGACATTAAAAGATGGTTGGACAATCAACCTTCATCATCagttatttttctttgtttcgGAAGCATGGGATTCTTCCCGGAGGCACAAGTAAAAGAGATAGCCTACGCATTAGAAAACCTAGGAAAACGGTTTCTCTGGTCACTCAGGCGACCATCGTTAACTGACAAGAAGATACCATGGATCACAAGCGATTACGAAGACCCATCTGAGGTATTACCGGAAGGTTTCCTAGAACGAATGTCAGAGATTGGAAAAGTGATCGGATGGGCACCGCAGATGGAGGTTTTGTCGCACGAGGCGGTTGGTGGTTTTGTATCGCATTGTGGTTGGAATTCGACGTTGGAATCGGTATGGTGTGGGGTTCCGACAGCGACTTGGCCTATTCAGGCGGAACAGAATATGAATGCTTTTTTTCTGGTGAAAGAAGTGGGATTGTCTGTTGATGTTAAGATGGATTATAGGCAAAGTATGTCTGATGAAGATTCGTCGACGTTGGTGCCGGCGGATGTGATTGAAAACGCGTTGCGGCGGTTGATGGATGAGAGTAGTGAGGATTGTTTGGAGATGAGGAAGAGGGTGAAGGAGATGAGTGAGAAAAGTAGGAAGGCGGTGGTGGATGGCGGTTCTTCTTATGTGGCGGTTGGTAGGtttgtggatgatattatttttaataagaagaaaatatag
- the LOC124909849 gene encoding protein LURP-one-related 15-like: protein MAEPFPVVGPEYCKSDQPVELGIVRKALALTTDNFKVTDVNDSNNDLFKVKVKWSLHGRRVLHDIAGNPIITLRQKMRTIHSRWQVFRGDSHDKKDLLFTTVTTSCLQFEIKLNVFLANNEREEKSDFRLKGSFFKGSCIVYTGHGNSKSIIAQVIVITSTPPLVKTLVISIFRFTTSINDANKTVMCEKTTTEKFLSLGKTNFKVTVNPNVDHVFIIAMLVILHDIDTFVKEAADKIVETVETVFF from the exons ATGGCCGAACCATTTCCCGTGGTCGGGCCAGAGTACTGCAAATCGGACCAACCAGTGGAGCTTGGGATCGTTAGAAAGGCCCTTGCTTTGACAACCGACAACTTCAAGGTCACCGATGTTAATGATAGTAATAATGATTTGTTCAAAGTAAAAGTCAAGTGGTCTCTTCACGGCCGTCGGGTTCTTCATGATATAGCGGGAAATCCCATAATCACTCTACGCCAGAAG ATGAGAACTATACATTCAAGATGGCAAGTGTTTAGGGGAGACAGTCATGACAAGAAGGATCTTTTGTTCACTACGGTAACGACCTCATGTCTGCAGTTCGAGATAAAGTTGAACGTGTTCTTAGCAAATAACGAGAGAGAAGAAAAGTCCGATTTTAGGTTAAAAGGAAGTTTTTTTAAGGGATCTTGCATTGTATACACTGGACATGGAAACTCTAAATCCATTATTGCCCAGGTAATAGTTATTACATCAACACCTCCACTAGTAAAAACGCTTGTTATATCTATTTTTCGTT TCACAACATCTATTAACGACGCAAACAAGACCGTC ATGTGTGAGAAGACGACGACGGAAAAGTTCTTATCATTGGGGAAAACTAATTTTAAGGTCACGGTGAATCCAAATGTAGACCATGTGTTCATAATTGCAATGCTTGTTATCCTCCACGATATTGACACTTTTGTTAAGGAAGCAGCTGATAAAATTGTCGAAACTGTTGAAactgtatttttttaa
- the LOC124909850 gene encoding protein LURP-one-related 15-like: MAQPSTPLAVVGSKYCISEFPVDLVIVRKAEALTAGNLIVTDILENVMFKLEVQWSLHDRRILLDPAGNPVVTLRQKIRTLHGRWQVFRGDSHDEKDLLFTAKTSSWAQFKTKMAVFLTNNMKQEVPDFSLEGSYSERSYIVYSGDGQSKSILAQMHKNIGSTMKSILLGKDNFIVTVYPNVDYAFIVALIAILDNINTTDEIMHASTATAATSSLLLLS; this comes from the exons ATGGCACAACCGAGTACTCCACTTGCAGTCGTGGGATCGAAGTACTGCATATCGGAGTTCCCAGTGGACCTCGTGATTGTGAGAAAGGCCGAGGCTTTGACAGCCGGAAACCTCATTGTCACCGACATATTAGAGAATGTTATGTTCAAATTAGAAGTCCAATGGTCTCTTCACGACCGTAGGATCCTTCTTGATCCTGCAGGAAATCCCGTTGTTACTCTAAGACAAAAG ATAAGAACATTGCATGGAAGATGGCAAGTTTTCAGGGGAGACAGCCACGACGAGAAAGACCTTCTCTTCACAGCTAAAACGAGCTCGTGGGCTCAATTCAAGACAAAGATGGCCGTGTTCTTGACAAACAACATGAAACAAGAAGTCCCGGATTTTAGTTTGGAAGGAAGTTATTCTGAGAGATCTTACATCGTATACTCTGGAGATGGACAGTCCAAATCCATTCTTGCTCAa ATGCATAAGAACATTGGTTCTACAATGAAGAGCATATTGTTGGGGAAAGATAATTTCATTGTGACAGTGTATCCGAACGTGGACTATGCATTTATAGTGGCACTCATTGCAATTCTTGATAATATTAACACAACTGATGAAATTATGCATGCATCAACAGCAACTGCAGCAACATCTTCCTTGCTCTTATTGAGTTAG
- the LOC124909851 gene encoding protein LURP-one-related 15-like, translating into MAEQVPVVGPEYCISDHPVELGIVRKALALTSGNFKVTDVNDNDLFKVKVKWSLHDRRILHDTAGNPIITLRQKIRTMHSRWQVFRGDSHDKKDLLFTTVTSSCLQFKIKLNVFLVKNEKEEEPDFRLKGSFSKGSCIIYTGHGNSKSIIAQVIVVISTPSLIKTLDISIFCVKTYLTTSLDPESKRRLRRQMSKKTTLKSVMFGKDNFRVTVNPNVDYVFIIALVVILDNIDTICMEAAKVAKNALLNVT; encoded by the exons ATGGCAGAACAGGTTCCCGTGGTCGGACCAGAGTACTGCATATCGGACCATCCAGTGGAGCTGGGGATCGTGAGAAAGGCCCTAGCTTTAACATCGGGAAACTTCAAGGTTACCGATGTGAATGATAATGATTTGTTCAAAGTAAAAGTCAAGTGGTCTCTTCACGACCGTCGGATCCTTCATGATACAGCGGGAAATCCCATTATCACTCTCCGCCAGAAG ATCAGAACTATGCATTCAAGATGGCAAGTGTTCAGGGGAGACAGTCACGACAAAAAGGATCTTTTGTTCACGACTGTAACGAGCTCATGTCTGCAGTTCAAGATAAAGTTGAACGTGTTCTTAGTAAAAAACGAGAAAGAGGAAGAGCCTGATTTTAGGTTAAAAGGAAGCTTTTCGAAGGGGTCTTGCATCATATACACTGGACATGGAAACTCCAAATCCATTATTGCCCAAGTAATAGTTGTTATATCAACACCTTCACTAATAAAAACCCTTGATATATCTATTTTCTGTGTTAAAACCTATCTAACGACGTCGTTAGATCC TGAATCCAAACGTAGACTACGTAGACAGATGAGTAAGAAGACGACGTTAAAGAGTGTAATGTTTGGGAAAGATAATTTTAGGGTGACAGTGAATCCAAACGTAGACTACGTATTCATAATTGCACTTGTTGTTATCCTCGACAATATTGACACTATTTGTATGGAAGCCGCTAAAGTTgctaaaaatgcacttttaaatGTGACCTAA